TATTAAACCACTTTGCGTCAAGGACCAACCCTCCGGTTTGACCCGCACCATAAATTGCAGTTTTGAGTTTCGACCCGTTACCCTTTTCAGTCCACAAAAAAGTGAACGGGCTAAGACGCATGACCCTTGGTGCACTCGTTTCATCTTATGGCTCACCATGGTCTTGGTTTCCGCAGGTCCTTCGAGCCCTACATCCGAAGTGAGCTCGCTTACGGACACAGAAGAGATGCATCAAGGGATTGAATCTCCAAAAAGTGAGAATAGTGAAGCGGCCCATACTCGAGTGAAGGAACTCATGGAAGAAGAAATGCAAATGGATCAAACCGAAAAAATATCAAGTAGATCATTCGATAACCGGGAAACATCACAATGCCATGAATTTGAAGAGCTAATGAACAAACTCATCCTAATCCAAGAGAAAAGAAACGAAGAACAAAAACCGTCATTCGAAAGATCAAACTCGTTAGATCACAAACGAAACGATTCAATATCAGAACAACCCGTCACTAGTAAAAACCGAAACTTCTTCAGAAGAAGGAGCAAGTCACACGAATGTATATCGTTCAACGTCAACGATACCCCTCCACCTTCAAATACGACCAACGGGTATAAAGTTCGTCATGAAAGAAGCGTTTCGCATTTTTCGTTCACTGAAATGAAGAGAAAGTTAAAGAATGCTATCGGAAAATCTTCGAGAGATTCAGGATGTCTAGAAAAACCGGTTGTTGATGGAAACAGTGGATGGAATTCTCCAAACCGAGACCATTTCTCCTCCGAAAGATTTTCTAGATCTGCTTATGGGCTTAAGCAAGACATGGGTTCAAGATTATGCAAATCCGAAAGAAATTTGAATGGAAACAAGGAGATCGGAGACATGAGTGATCGGGTATCTAACCTCTACATCGAGGCAAAGAAGCATTTACATGAAATCCTGAACAATGAAGACGAGGATACCGGACTGATAATGAGCCATTCTAGAACTCTTGGAAATCTTCTTTGTTTTCCAGGTTACAACTCTCATTCTACAGAGTTGGGTCGTAGAACCGAGCCGATTGTCAATGAAAGTCAACTGAACGAGCCGCTCGTCAATGAAAGTCAGCTGAACGAGCTGATTGTCAACGAAAGTCAACTGAATGTGGCAGATGACGATCATCAAGAACCGGAAGTTTCAGATGAAATTCATCAAGCTGAAGGTACTGTTTTTGAAGTATGGTTATATATTGATTAATTTGTAATTAAACGCTTTGCTGATCGATCTCGGAAACACGAATGCAGGTGTTGTAGAGATGTCAAGACCACTTTCACCTGAAGAAACTGAAGTTTTTGATGTGGTGGTAATGACTAATGAAGATTTTCTCTGATTGAATAGAAATTTTGTTTATTTCAGTTtcgtttttttaattaaaattgaTATTTTTTTTTCGGTCTATAGGATTCGACTGAAGAAGACGAGTTATCTTGTTCTCCAGTAGTGTCGCCTTCCAGATCTTCACCTTCAAGCAATAGAAAGAGTGAAGAAGTCGAGAATACCTCAGACGATAGAACTGGCAAACCTAGTCCTGTGTCTGTTCTTGAGCCGTTGTTTTCGGATGATGATATTAGCCCGGCTAGAACCATTTCCCGATCTTGTAAGCACTCGTGGTTTATTACTTCTTTATAATATTTAGCAGGGGTGTTCAAAAACCATTGAGACTGACTGAAACAAGTCAGCGCGTTTGAGATCCAAACGGTTCGGTTTTCATGGTTCGGTGGTTTAACGGTTCAGTCTGGTTTGAAACTTGGAACCAGCCGTGAAGTGGCAATTTAACCTTTATTACACACACACCTCTTATTAATTAGAATATGGTTATAATTTTGGaacattaaaattttaaaaatttgttaCAAACTAATGACTCAAAAATAAAACATTCGGTTCAAACCACCAAAACCGGCTTGTTAAACCAACAAACCGATAAAACCGGCTGACCCATCCAACCAAGGGGTTTGGTTTGTCGTTTTTCGACACCTCAGTTAGCGGTTCGGCCCGTAATTTTTGTCAAAATCGAACCAGACCGGACCGTTAATACCTCTAATTTTTTTAAGATGGCCCGTTTGTGATGCTGACTTTAGTTTATAACAATGTTTTCAGCTGAATCTTCGATTCAACCACTACGTATTCGATTCGAGGAAATTGTTAACCCAACAAAACAGCAAGAAACATGTAGCCTTAACCATGCCGAGAACGAGGAATCTGTGTATGAATATGTAGAAGCTGTGCTTCTAGCATCGGATCTTAATTGGGACGAGTTTGAACAAAGGTGGCTTTCTTCGGACCAAATACTCGACCCATCGTTGTATCATGAACTACAAATCTTCTCGAGCCGGGCCCAGCATGACCAACTGCTCCTGTTCGACACCACAAATGAAATCCTCAAGGAGATTTGTGATCGTTCGTTAGCTTTCTTTCCGGGGTTGTCATATTGTAAACAAAGTATCCATCCGCTTCCGAAGGGAATGGACTTGATAAACGAGGTGTGGGAACGAATTGAGTCGCGTCTCTGCTGCCATTATCCGAGATCGTTAGATCAActgataaagaaagaatttgaaatATCTAGAAGATGGATGGATCTTTGTTCGGAGACTCTAGAGGTAGTTACAGAAGTCGAAGAATGGATCTTCGACGATATGATCGACGACACCGTTTGGAGCTTATTGCATGGTTAAGCTTAACTAGCCTTGACATAGTAGATAATGTTACGTTTTTTATGATCAGAAGTGGCGAATACATGAGCATATATAGGGTGGTGTGGTTTTTGTGGTGATTTTGAAGTTTAGTttgtaactatataaataaaatcTCATAATAAACGATGTgttttttggtgtgttttttattctaacaaaatatatatatatatgttttgggTGAATGTATTCTATGATCATCCGGTAGTAACCAATTGCTTTCATGAAATTATGATAATAAACTCATTTAATTTTTGAGTTTAGGGCATAGTTAGTATGATGATATTTGGATTAAGGCAAGAATAATAATGAAAAGGTAGCAATTGGTGTGTGTGACTATTTGAGTTAATTACTAATGTGTTTTAAGaatggttgtaaaaatcctgaCTACACGCCAATTAATcaccgattaatcgctagtcctcACCGGCCAACTAGCGATTTCTACAACCATGGTTTTAAGAATCAAGATAACTTTATATAGTATTTCGTAAGAGATACCATTGTGAGTAAAGAGGAACTGAATCAAAGTTGGTTTTATTGGTATTGATTAGTGAACCAGAGAATATTGACACGGTTTGAACAGGTTGAATCCAAAACGATTGTTTGTAGGGGAGGCAAGAATCACTGGTAAGGGTTGGCCAGGAGCACTGTGATAGATCTGCTGGGTAAGAATTTTTATAATGTCTATGCAGTTCCATTCGGGCATAACCAGAACAGAAACCAAAATTCCTTGATTATAAAAAAACCGAAGATCTAGAATACATGTGTGTGGTTGCGCAGATACTGTTCAAGTGTCTGTTAAACGGTCGGCCAAATATGCCCAAAATTGGTCACCAAGTCACCCATAACTTAATATACAGATAAAGCTACAAATGAAAACTATAACAAAACATTAGAAGATTAAAAAACTATCATCACCAATCATAGCCACACATTACACTGTCCTGGAGTTTGGTTGCAAGCATAAACATAGGGGTGctaaacaggtcgtgttcgtgGGTTGGCAAGTTCAACCCGACCCAAACACGAAAATTTTAGACAAACCATAACCCGAAAAtcgtgtcatacatatgaacTTGAACCCGACCCGAATATTCACTTGCTGACATGAacccgacccgttcaacccgaatcTTTTTTTTTTCCAGCAAATTAATATCTACCAAAATTACACAAATTTATACAATCAAATTACATTAAAATCATTAAATCTTATGTCAATTTccctttttaagttataattatagcataaaatacacaaccaatttaatttatgacagagaacatattgtaaaaaaatataatatcatAGAAATGGGTTAAAcaggtcaacccgccaacccaatcgggttgacccgaacctgacccgtttagctaaagGGGTTCGCAGGTTCAACCtcaaactgacccgaacccgtttagaccaAACCCAAACCCGTGAATTTCGTGTTAAGTTCGTGTCGTGTTTTCGactcgtgtcagaaattcacacccctacatAAACACATACTTACCTGCACTGCCTACAATGGCCTCAAGCTCTAGTTACTTTTTCATCAAGCAAACACTTTTCAAGACAACAAGCATAATATTAAGGATCATTTGTAAATGAGTCACGCATTCATAGATCATTGTTGAAAAACATTCATACAAAAAGGTCCAACAAACAGTCAAAACCACTAACTAAACACAAATCTCAATAGATCTTTAAGTAGTAAACAACAACAAAAACTTACTTTTTCTTCTCCGTGCCACCACCAGCCCTGCATAAAAATATAACCAAGgatataaaacatgttacacgaccacgtttataaatatttataaatgtGTATGTAAATGTAGAAACTTGAAGTTCACCTCATCTTGCGAAGAACACTGGACATCTCCTCTCTCTTCTTTTTGGCCCTCTTGTGAGTGCCCAACTTCCGCTTGGCAACTTTGAGGGCACGTTTGTCTTTTCCAACCTTTAGAAGTTCGGTAATTCTCTTCTCATAAGGAGCAAATCCAGCAACTTCTCTGATAAGGTTTCTCACAAAGTGTACTCTCTTGCTTGTTTTCTAaattaaccaccaaaaacacaTAGAATATAAGATAACTGGGAATAAAAGGTTCAATGCATTTATAATAAACATACACAAAAGATTAATCGTTTACCCCTTTCCTGTCAGAAGGGCGCGGTGCTAGTTCCTTCTTGGTAACAACATGCCCTTTGTTTAGACCCACAAAGAGTCCAGTATTTGGCTGCTTTGGAGCCATTTCTGAAAATACGAGCACATTTCAGTATAAAGTACAAACCAATCAATATATACATAATACAagtttggttttaaaaagcgagaggcgcacaaaagcgacgaggtctaaaaccAAGGCGCCaatgttgtcaaagacgcaaggcgcaggcgaggcgcatcggcctcgcccggagcctaagcgcaaggcgcaaaaaaagcgtgggcttttttaagaaaagcgcacatagagaaaaaaaatataaaaaatatgttatgctttgaaaataaataagatttcacatatataataaaagaaaaactaTTATACATGCCATTTAAGATCATGGAGTTTGGTTGAACTCATGCGTGCCCGcacctgcggacacgaatgcagctccaaAAAGCCCGGGCCCGCGTGAGGCAGTTTTTCTATCGTACTCAGTTCAGTTtcgttttttttcttttcctGCTGCGCCTCAGGccgtttttttcaaaaaaacccatttttgcgcctaggctGCCACCAGGAGCTATCGGTGCGCCTCGCTGCGCCTAGGCGTGCGCTTCTTgccgcttttgacaacatagcaAGGCGCGAAGCTcaaaagcggtgggcttttcgtacccaaggcgcaaagtgattatataatttttttatatatatcccataggtttttagcatTACTTAtccaaaatatagctataaataaAGATTATATATGATTTTACCTACAAGTACAAGCCAATACCCTATTGTACAACAGTTTGATGCTTAAAAACAGCATAAAAACACTTTATGTACATGAGGTATGCGCCTCAGGTCAAAAAACCCCAAAATTTGCGCTTTTTGGGGCTTTTTGTAAAAAGCGCGCCTTGGTATTCATTACCATAACACACAAATGGGTAATAACATTAGTGATTTAGGGCTAAAAGTAACATATTAACTAACTCTAGGCATATCACATGTTTTAAATTCACAGAGCTCAAATATCGATTAAGAACGTCGGCATTTGTTAATCTGAAGCCAAATTCGGTGCAAGTTTTTCAAAGGCTCAAAAAAGTTTCCTAAATCATAACTTTAGTAAcacttatttatttaaattataatCATTGATCATGGATGTTCACTGTGTTCGTTTACACTATATACTTTCCTATAAATTAATTTTATCACGCTAAGAACATAACAAAATAGATCAAAATAAACCAATGTTACATAAACTCAACATTGTTCAAGCAATAAAGATAAACTAATTTTCAATAACAATAACACTTTTCATTCATATTCTAACTTTTCTACACGTATCAAGTATCACTCAAAGAATATGAGGTCTAATTCAATGTGATCTACAAACATTACAGACTGAAACTACAATCAAAATGTGGACAAGAAATGAGACACAACAcattcgtaaactaaatcacgcATCAGTTCATTGAATTAGTGAAAAACATGAGTTTGTTTGAGAGCGAACCTGATAATTTCCTTTGCGTTTACCGATTATCGGCTGCGGATGAACGAAACCCTAAATCAAATGTTATATAGTAGGTTGGGCTTTTAATTCTATTGGGCTTTTTTATTCATGGGCTATTGTTTATTTTATGGACCATAAAGTCTGAATTTATATGTAATGGATTTCTCCAAGTCATTGTTTATTTGTGTGTGTGAGACTAGAGGTGTAAAAAAAACTGGTTTGGCCCGCCAACCCGGTTTATAACCCTACCCACTTCTCCCAAATAACCGGCTTGGACCTGACCCAACCCGTTAGTTTGTAGTCTCATTCCCTGAAACCAATATGAACTCGACCCGATTGAAAAACAAGTGGCTTTTATGCCCCAAACTGGTTTGAACTCGACGCCGATCGATTTGATAGGTTCAAACATTTTCCCCCTAAACCGGTTTATAATCTGAACCGGTATTTTACGAACTAACTGTTCACCAATGCGGTTCAATTTATAACCTGAATCAATTAAAAGAACGAATTTGTACACCTCTAGTGTGAACTCTGACCATATTTGATTGTCGGCTTACAAAGAattggaaatatatatataaaagttacATGCAAAAAATACATGTTTTAGATAAACCAGAATGTATTTGGACAAAGAGAGAAGTTTGGCTTGCTTAAGACCTCCGGGCCACATTTTCTTATGTAACGTAGGGATGATAGAAATCGCGCAATCATCTACTCTCCCTCTTGGTACCTATCGCTATATATGCGCTCGTGACAATCGATTTCCGGTGAACCGAGGAAAACGCGACTACATTGTAACATCCCGAACGTGTTGATAAGCATGCACCTTGCATTCGAGTCACAACGACACGGACGTGCCACAACTAAAATACTCAAAACAAAAAAATGTTAATGCTACAAATACTTCTGTTTAGAATAACGCAAGAGTATTTGATTTGAACTATTATCTTCATTCACTAAATAATTTAGTAGAATTTGACTAATAGACTTGCATAAAGCCAACCAACTAGACAAAACTAGTCTGATGATATTCCATACATATCATAAAATTAGTTAGTTAATACTGAATGTTCCCAAACTTAAACAAATTTCTACCATAATATCAAATAGTTAACACCGAATAAAAAGCCTGCCTCAAACTCGTTTTCCAACCTTCTTACTACAACCAACGCCTTCATCTTCCATCCCCATGTCGGGCTCCAATGCTTTCAACTCATCCAATGTACGGTCCCTATATTTCGACAAAGCTACCACATACGGGTACTGCATGTTTTTCAGCTCATCCGCAGCCTTGTTAAGCTCCCCCTCGGCCTTTGGCTTAAATAGGCGGTTATGCTCCAAAGCCACCCCAGCTTTGCATTTTGCATAACCTTCAACAAGGCCGTCGTGTGCCCCCGCTAACCATATGTTCGATTCCACAGCTGCCAACGGTTCAAGAAATTCCCGGCTTTGGTGCAGTTTCTTAATCACGTATTCAAACCCTTCTTCAATCAACCATTGACGTTCAGACCAAACCCGCTCCAGTGACTTCTCTAACGACACGCGTTCTTGCATCCAACCCTCTTTCTCGCGGGCCGCAGTTGCGCTCTCCTGTTTGAGCTTCTCTTGCGTATCACGAGCCTCCTCTAGTTCTTTTTTTAAGGCCTCCACTACCTTTGCAGGCATCCGTATCGCCTCTCTTCCTTTATCAAAGTTCGAAGATTTCTTCAGTTTCCGCACCTTCTTCCCCAGCTTCCGGATCTTTTGGTGCTGACAAGTCATTTTTAGGCGATACCGAGAAATTCGGTCACGCAAACGGGCCTCCATCTGGGATTTTTTCTCGTACCAGCGGGCTACAACCTCTGGAACAGACTCCTGACCCGCGCTTGTCTGACCCACCTCATAGTGGTCACTGGATGACTCATCCGTAAACATAATCTGTTTTCCCCTTCTTCTTTTATTACCAGCTGACGACACGGGTGCCTCTTCCACATGCGTTTGAGGGGTGGTCTCATCACTCGAGTCATCAATAGTAATTACCACAACATTATCCCTTTTCTTTGAGGATGAAGCCGGCTCAGAAACCGTCTCCGGGCCTTTTCCTTTGGCAATCAACGTGCTCATATGAATCTCCACATTTCCACCACTGGAACCGGTACCTTCGTAGCAGATGCCTTTAGTCCGCTCTAAAATGTGGTCTTCATGTTCAGCAAGAGAACGAGATGTGAACTTTACAACACCAGCATTACCAACACCCGTCTCCTTGATATACTTGAGCAAGTCCATTTCTGCAAGACAAATGTTCAAAGAGTCACCAAGacatatatataaattatatttgaGAATTTTTGTGGTTCAGATGGTTTGGAGTTTTAACAATATTTGTAGTCAAGTTTTTGAAACATGTTTAGCTTCTAGGTGTAAACTAGCGGATTTGGTACGTATCTCTGGTTGGCAAACATGTATTTATTTTTACACTATTCACATATGCTAGTTCACTAGCGGATCATATAAATACCAGTATATTCACATTTGCTAGTTTAACCAAGTGGATCCTTGTAAACGTTattcaggggcggacctagcttGTTAATAAGGGTTGCCCCCGCTACCCCTTGACGCTCCGGCGGTACTGTAAATTTTGAGAAAAAATTGATGCTTTTTTCGATTTCTTAACCCCTTTTTTTTGGAAACGTTGCCCCTATaaagattttctagatccgccaccgCTAGAAGCTAGAAgtggaacatgttttaaaagtaCTTCGACTACAAACTGAATATATTAA
This is a stretch of genomic DNA from Helianthus annuus cultivar XRQ/B chromosome 16, HanXRQr2.0-SUNRISE, whole genome shotgun sequence. It encodes these proteins:
- the LOC110916517 gene encoding uncharacterized protein LOC110916517; this encodes MILKLKNSDFLMAKRLRHQRRAGCMSSIVSILNFRHSRVTRRLLSDHKAHMTESSTGPSSPTSEVSSLTDTEEMHQGIESPKSENSEAAHTRVKELMEEEMQMDQTEKISSRSFDNRETSQCHEFEELMNKLILIQEKRNEEQKPSFERSNSLDHKRNDSISEQPVTSKNRNFFRRRSKSHECISFNVNDTPPPSNTTNGYKVRHERSVSHFSFTEMKRKLKNAIGKSSRDSGCLEKPVVDGNSGWNSPNRDHFSSERFSRSAYGLKQDMGSRLCKSERNLNGNKEIGDMSDRVSNLYIEAKKHLHEILNNEDEDTGLIMSHSRTLGNLLCFPGYNSHSTELGRRTEPIVNESQLNEPLVNESQLNELIVNESQLNVADDDHQEPEVSDEIHQAEGVVEMSRPLSPEETEVFDVVDSTEEDELSCSPVVSPSRSSPSSNRKSEEVENTSDDRTGKPSPVSVLEPLFSDDDISPARTISRSSESSIQPLRIRFEEIVNPTKQQETCSLNHAENEESVYEYVEAVLLASDLNWDEFEQRWLSSDQILDPSLYHELQIFSSRAQHDQLLLFDTTNEILKEICDRSLAFFPGLSYCKQSIHPLPKGMDLINEVWERIESRLCCHYPRSLDQLIKKEFEISRRWMDLCSETLEVVTEVEEWIFDDMIDDTVWSLLHG
- the LOC110916515 gene encoding 60S ribosomal protein L36-2 — encoded protein: MAPKQPNTGLFVGLNKGHVVTKKELAPRPSDRKGKTSKRVHFVRNLIREVAGFAPYEKRITELLKVGKDKRALKVAKRKLGTHKRAKKKREEMSSVLRKMRAGGGTEKKK
- the LOC110917859 gene encoding uncharacterized protein LOC110917859, whose translation is MSNKHDMSDHVSKVDNHFLKQFCSTYNIGPEYKPTVPQPDHRITDCPDGYIGLYTRHFESSNIRIPFSNFFLDFLKHYKLNISQLSPLGAMKVTHFEIMCRALGGEPSLPLFRQFYGLAWNGDWYTVRQRRNLAICCISCVPTSMPPWKDSFFWVSAEAIPFKMGWRHHDDEPSNVIPPHTEHFDQKLYQLLVYHPTCLQQQGFPEHVLILAGLSRNWPHLNAEPVIMDGDKEMDLLKYIKETGVGNAGVVKFTSRSLAEHEDHILERTKGICYEGTGSSGGNVEIHMSTLIAKGKGPETVSEPASSSKKRDNVVVITIDDSSDETTPQTHVEEAPVSSAGNKRRRGKQIMFTDESSSDHYEVGQTSAGQESVPEVVARWYEKKSQMEARLRDRISRYRLKMTCQHQKIRKLGKKVRKLKKSSNFDKGREAIRMPAKVVEALKKELEEARDTQEKLKQESATAAREKEGWMQERVSLEKSLERVWSERQWLIEEGFEYVIKKLHQSREFLEPLAAVESNIWLAGAHDGLVEGYAKCKAGVALEHNRLFKPKAEGELNKAADELKNMQYPYVVALSKYRDRTLDELKALEPDMGMEDEGVGCSKKVGKRV